The proteins below come from a single Bactrocera dorsalis isolate Fly_Bdor chromosome 5, ASM2337382v1, whole genome shotgun sequence genomic window:
- the LOC105230068 gene encoding probable serine hydrolase isoform X2 — translation MFTEIQIPVPWGHISGLWYGDRSIQPLIALHGWLDNSGTFAKLAPLLVEAAGSVLCIDLPGHGRSSHLPAGILYHIAEFIRVLTRIMQYYNWSKISLLGHSMGGGVCLYFASLYPSKVDFLISIDVVIRRINKPNFAVKALRYTMEKALRDNQRLVDDTSNEEPPSYTFAECERRLYEASGRSILLENCKYILERNISKSRIFADRYYFSRDTRLKYIMDQQSVEALGKAMAMRICAAKLPYMVLRGGASSNIGPDSLKIIGWLTEDNPNFETHLIADGLHHFHLNQPEATANLIIPFLKRYRPQSLGDGAQSDVSSELRSKAKL, via the exons ATG TTCACAGAGATACAGATCCCGGTACCATGGGGTCACATATCCGGGCTCTGGTATGGCGATCGGTCGATTCAACCGCTCATCGCGCTACATGGTTGGCTCGATAACTCTGGCACCTTCGCTAAATTGGCACCGTTGCTCGTCGAAGCCGCTGGCAGTGTGCTCTGCATCGATCTACCCGGGCATGGTCGCTCTTCGCATCTACCTGCTGGAATACTCTATCATATCGCTGAATTTATACGCGTACTGACACGTATAATGCAATATTATAATTGGTCTAAAATATCGCTGTTGGGCCACTCAATGGGAGGCGGCGTGTGTTTGTACTTTGCTTCCCTCTATCCAAGCAAAGTCGATTTCCTAATTAGCATTGATGTGGTCATAAGACGTATTAACAAACCGAATTTCGCGGTAAAAGCGTTACGCTACACAATGGAAAAGGCGTTGCGCGACAATCAACGCCTCGTCGATGACACATCAAACGAAGAACCACCAAGTTACACGTTTGCTGAATGTGAGCGTCGGCTGTACGAGGCTTCCGGCCGTTCGATTTTGCTGGAAAACTGTAAATACATTTTGGAGCGCAACATAAGCAAATCGCGTATATTTGCCGATAGATATTACTTTTCACGCGACACACGCCTCAAATACATAATGGATCAACAGTCCGTGGAGGCGCTCGGCAAAGCCATGGCTATGCGTATTTGTGCGGCGAAGTTGCCTTATATGGTCTTAAGAGGTGGTGCTTCAAGTAATATCGGTCCAGACTCGTTGAAGATAATCGGTTGGCTAACTGAGGACAATCCGAACTTCGAAACACATCTGATTGCTGACGGCTTACACCATTTCCATCTGAACCAGCCCGAAGCTACAGCGAATTTGATCATACCGTTTTTGAAGCGGTATCGTCCACAGTCGCTTGGCGACGGCGCACAGTCGGATGTTAGCAGTGAGCTGCGGTCAAAGGCTAAATTGTGA
- the LOC105230069 gene encoding 39S ribosomal protein L21, mitochondrial has product MAFLAKGLLSVARQPCLVNNLTHTFRALSLAPRLQQQQKPTLVNAAVVANKSEKVSSELEQKECQDVFDKVNQQLDERKEGRLFAIVHLCGKQFKITAGDIILVEGYWPPTIGDEIRLEKVLLAGAKDFTLIGRPILPAGLVNVKATIIEKTLTHTKTHFKKKRRKQYMRINFQRSPNTMIRINSIEVEQNVGGPAQVISEPRIF; this is encoded by the exons atggcgTTTTTGGCTAAAGGATTGCTTTCCGTGGCTCGGCAGCCTTGCCTCGTTAATAACTTAACAC ACACATTTCGTGCGCTCAGCCTTGCACCGCgcctgcagcaacaacaaaagcccaCTTTAGTAAACGCCGCCGttgtagcaaataaaagtgaaaaagtgtCTTCAGAACTCGAACAAAAAGAATGTCAAGATGTTTTCGATAAAGTTAACCAACAACTTGATGAACGTAAGGAGGGACGTCTATTTGCTATTGTACATTTGTGTggcaaacaatttaaaataacagCAGGCGATATAATACTTGTGGAGGGCTACTGGCCACCTACAATTGGCGATGAAATACGTTTGGAAAAAGTGTTGCTAGCTGGTGCTAAGGATTTCACTTTAATCGGTCGGCCAATACTGCCGGCAGGTTTGGTGAACGTGAAGGCGACAATTATTGAGAAAACCCTAACGCATACGAAAACACATTTCAAAAAGAAGCGCAGGAAGCAATACATGCGTATCAACTTCCAACGTTCACCGAACACAATGATTCGCATCAATTCAATTGAAGTTGAGCAAAATGTAGGTGGCCCTGCGCAAGTAATCAGTGAGCCGCGTATATTTTAG
- the LOC105230128 gene encoding probable serine hydrolase yields MTEKSRPFELQIPMPWGHIAGCWYGDPLARPLLALHGWQDNAGSFARLAPLIAAQRPILAIDLPGHGRSSHFPAGMSYHFNDFLRVVHRIVRHYKWRSVSLLGHSLGAALSFYYAALFPNNVDMIIAIDTLTTLYFPPHIQIDMMTVMTEKSLNEEDRLREPAPLPLYSYEELTDLLYRGSEQSVELEHCQCLLERSVRLSEVQSDMYYFSRDTRVKLMEMVFTPPELVLALAERLRNIHYLVIKAELSYHIEVKDLSAVFRILRANNPTFEFHVMKGEKHHVHLNSPDKVAAYVVNFLRMYGGRRHKPAEAKL; encoded by the exons ATGACGGAGAAAAGTCGA CCGTTTGAATTGCAAATTCCCATGCCATGGGGTCACATAGCCGGCTGTTGGTATGGCGATCCGCTAGCGCGGCCGCTGCTCGCTTTACACGGTTGGCAAGATAATGCGGGTAGTTTTGCACGCTTGGCGCCGCTTATTGCAGCGCAGCGACCCATTCTGGCGATCGATTTGCCCGGTCATGGACGCTCGTCGCACTTTCCCGCCGGCATGTCGTATCACTTCAACGATTTCCTACGCGTCGTGCATCGCATTGTTCGCCATTACAAGTGGCGTAGCGTATCCCTTCTGGGACATTCACTGGGCGCAGCTTTGAGCTTTTACTATGCCGCACTCTTTCCGAATAATGTCGATATGATCATAGCGATTGATACATTGACCACGCTATACTTCCCGCCGCATATACAGATTGATATGATGACTGTGATGACGGAGAAGTCGCTGAACGAGGAAGATCGCTTGCGTGAGCCAGCGCCGTTGCCACTTTATAGTTATGAGGAATTAACAGATTTGCTCTATCGTGGTTCAGAGCAATCGGTGGAGTTGGAGCATTGTCAGTGTTTGTTGGAGCGTAGTGTTCGGCTCTCGGAGGTCCAATCGGATATGTATTATTTCTCACGTGATACCCGCGTTAAGCTCATGGAAATGGTTTTCACGCCGCCGGAGCTGGTGCTGGCATTGGCTGAACGCTTGCGTAATATTCATTATCTCGTCATTAAAGCTGAGCTCTCGTACCACATAGAGGTGAAAGATTTAAGTGCGGTCTTTCGTATTTTGCGTGCAAATAATCCCACATTCGAGTTCCATGTCATGAAGGGTGAGAAGCATCATGTTCATCTGAATAGTCCCGACAAAGTGGCGGCGTATGTAGTGAATTTTCTACGTATGTATGGCGGAAGGAGGCATAAACCCGCTGAGGCTAAACTATAG